One Amia ocellicauda isolate fAmiCal2 chromosome 13, fAmiCal2.hap1, whole genome shotgun sequence genomic window, AGAGAACAATGCAACATTAATCCAGTTGGCTGTTTGCAACACTTCCCTTTTAACTTGATCTACATTAAACATGTCTAAATCGATACCTTTTTCACTGTTGCTAGATCCCTTTGCTGGGAGATTTAAAAGTTTACTAATAAAACCCAACAGTTTAGCTATGAACACCCTGCAGTGACGTAATTTCTGAaatacaatgttaaaaaaaaaaaacgtttactCCACCTTTCTAgcaaaatatacatgaaaagCACGTGGTCCCCCTAAGTGGGGAGTAAAGCGGCAGACCCATAAACCTCTGAAGCGATTTCTAAGAAGTTTGGTAACACTGGAAAACTCCTCCCATTCCTGCACCCAATTAATTAATGTGGTCTGGCCCTTTAAGACTCAGCGCCGGGTCAGTAAGTGGTGTAGTGTTTCTCTAATTGATCCTCACCCAATCAACAATAACTCGTTAGCAATTGCTTACTTTTCGTGTTCCtggagaccttttttttttccttgaagCAAATCAGCCCCTGGACAGTGCTGTAATACTTTCTATAGATCTTCATGGAGTGTCTCAGAAGGACCCTGGCTTTCTTAAAGGGAATACAATCCTGTTGTCTGTAATGCTTCAGCCCACGTTGAAGCATGCTTTTTTTTTGGAAGGCAGTTAACTAAAGATAACTTTTAAGCCTCGGTATCAAGCTCAAGAAGGAGAAACAAGAAGAGCGTTGTGTTATTTTAGCTTTTGAATGAAATATTATTTACTGGTAGTCGAAATAAACATTGTTTGGAACTGCGATGACCTCCACTAAAGACATGAAGGCAGGATCAGTATCCAGCAGCGAGGAGAGGAGGCGAGGTCCTTTGGATCAGCTTCCACCCCCGGCTAACTCCAACAAGCCGCTGACCCCCTTCAGCATAGAGGATATTTTAAACAAACCCTCCATAAAGAAGTCCGCAGCCTCTCTCTGCCCTCCGAGGGTCCTAGAGAAAGTGAACGGTTCAACAGCAGCCAGAAACGGCATCACCACCCCGTCCTCTCCGCTGTGCGCTCTGGAGGAATTAGCCAGCAAAACTTTTAAAGGTCTGGAAGTCAGCGTAATACAAGCAGCCGAAGGTATATTTGAGTAGTTTTATAACCCGTATTTTGAATATTGCAGTTATTCTCCGTAAAGAAttgcagatgtgtttttttagtaATAATGTAGCATAGGCTATGTTATCATCTAAAATGGTTAAGTAACGCACGAAGGCCCGATCTTTATAAATGTATCTATTACAATAATCTGAAATAGCTCACgaataaatacaacattttaagaACGAATTCGGTTATTTAACAAGCATAAACACAAGTTGTTGCAAGTTAACAACACGCATACATGATAAAATGTCTCATAACCAAATGTGACTGTTTATTATGTATctgattaaatatataattgcagCATTTTCTTACCCTAAATATGAAATTATTCGTCAAgttgttttaaaagtttttatttttatcagtattattaaagcaacattttggtattatttcaagAAAAATGCTTTTATAGACTTTTGTAGGCTGaggtatttatttctttattgtgtttgtatgaaATGTACTTTCTACGTACCTCTCATAAACACAACACGCTTTGCATATATTGCACTATATAGAAAACACTATATATGTTGatcttttgaaaatattaatGTTTGAAAAGTTTAAAGTTGCATacagattaatatttttaaacaaaactaatAAAATTACAAGATCAAATGAACgggaaagaaggaaagaaaggggTTTTGTGCAATGAAAACTATGACCGATATAAACTCAGCTTTATTGCaatttgatgtgtgtgtgtttttgtgttatatatatatatatatatatatatatatatatataatatgcaatCATTTGGAAGACAATAAGTAagaattgtaaataataataacaacgacaataataataataatagtaattgttCCAAGAATATTACATGCAGTATTCTATAGACTAATGTAAGATGGACAAGCGGTCCTGTAATAcataatcattattatcataAATGAAGGGCGATTTAAATTAATGCATGTTATTTATCTTGGAATGTTATGTTATCCCATGATAGTTAagcatttcatttttcaatAGTATAGTTAAATAGAAGATTTGGTTATTGCTGTTTTCATGAGGCTTAACGTACGTATTTGTTTCGTTTAAGGTCGTGAGCATCTGAACGCATTTGGCCAGAGACAGGCCTCAAAAAAGAGAAGGAAGTCTCGTACCGCTTTCACGAACCATCAGATTTACGAACTAGAAAAGCGCTTTTTATACCAGAAATACTTATCCCCCGCAGACAGAGATCAGATTGCGCAGCAACTTGGTCTTACCAATGCCCAGGTCATCACCTGGTTTCAGAACAGACGAGCGAAACTCAAAAGAGACTTGGAGGAGATGAAAGCAGACGTTGAGTCGCTCAAGAAGATCCCTCCTCAGGCTCTGGAGAAGTTGGTTTCCATGGGAGACATTGATGACCCCCAAGGAAGCTCGGGGGCAATATCACCAAGCATTTCCCCGTCTTCACAAGGGCACGGGGTCTTCCCACAGTCCCCATCTTCATCCAGAGACCAAACAACAGACGAGTTCTCGGAAGAGGACGAAGAAATTGAAGTggatgattaaaaataaatgttacctTCGAACTCAGCATGGACATAAACTGTTTTgggggaacaaaacaaaagtggaGGAAAcgttttatgattatttatttaagggattgtgaacacaaacaaacaaacaaatatgtattttattattacttcCAGCACGCTTTGAGTTAATGCAACTTAAAATGTGGTGACATTGTTCCCTTAACATGCTTCCACGAATAAACCAAAACAATCCAAGGACTGAAAAGGACTTTTAAAGACACACTttttttagatttactaaaAGAGATCAGACTGAAATCAGCTACTACAAAGTAtgtatgtaataaaaatgtaaaaagaaaggAGGAGAAAAATCTTACATGTGTTTTGGGGAGAAATTGTGCAATTTGCGTTTTTTTATGTATCCTCGAATACCAAATTCGGCATTTTACATCGATAGAGGTGAATATGGGTTTGGAGACATGTATACTTGGTGTTCTTTGTAAAAAAAATCAAGGGATTAATCAATAACAGATTTATATGGATTATTTCTCTTAACGTACCCACCCATCCCCCATCCCCCATTTTCCTAATCTGTTGTAGGTTTGCGAAAAAAGGCTCtttttggattttatttttttggaaaagaaaaaaacaaagtttaaaaatacttaatTAAGCACCTATCACCAAATCGGTTAGTATAGGCTGTGTATATAATTTGAATAAAACGGAGACACATCTTATATTAaaattattgtaatgttttatttaattatctatGAGTTTTGAAATTACATACCCATTGATATGCAACGCgtatgtacaaataaataaatatataaataaataaaacagaaaacatgtttttattgtcaGGGGACGTTTTCTGACGGGAATATGCATCAGCGCTTATATCTAATGATTACATGGGGTTGAAATGTGTGAAACCTAGGGCCACTGTCCATATAagctttaatacattaattaaaacaatttacttCAAATACGTAAGATAAGTGCTGTTAAGACCATAACCAGAAAATGACAAGCATAATAATTGTGAGTTTTTGTCAAActgtttaaattacatttttcagttttcaggTGTCTATAGGCTATAGTTAACTATCGACGCACTCTCTGTTAGCCCACTGGCCCGCTGAACTTCAAAACAAATTGTTTTTACTAAACGTTTGATGGGATGACTTTCACTTTTCCCGTTAAGTGGCTGGCGCTTTGTCCTCCAGTCTTATTCAATTAGGGCCAATTGTACAcgtctctctcctttctctttctctcaatgAACAACTGTCACAGGGGGTTCGGACTCCGGGCTGGTGTAAAAAGGTTGCAAGCATCCCGATGCCATATGGTTTATGAATTTTCTCCAACACAAACTAGTCAGCATGATTGATTAGTTTAACCCGCCTCTCCGTACTTTAACAGTTTCTCCAAGCCAGCAGCAATAATGCTACGCATCTGTGCCtcttttaatgtgtgtgttaaAAAACGCCCATGAATAGCAATTGATTAGCAAGGGGTTCCTAATGAATAAATCTCAATAGGAGGCCAGTTGAAATAAGGAGACTGTTGCTTTTCCCCTTGCGTCCTTGTTGTCCAAGGCTGCAGTCTGCTGGCactttgtttctctccatttttaACACTTAACCAGATCAAGGAGAGCTGTTttggaaagaaagagagagacgggACTGCAGTGCACAATTGGCGCAATCGGATGGAATTGTTCAGGGGTTGAAAAGTCAAGTAGATTTTTATTGTTGCATTGAGAAATGGACCAAACTATGTTaccagatttttttattattaatttttttttccaagagaGCAAATGTTCTTTTGGCAAAGGCATTACCttaggtttattttatttagtttttgtttcgcCATGTTTTAGtgtcacattttaaaacgaataaagttgtattttattatttcataagATAATATTTGTTATGGGTTATTccattgttttttcatttatgcTAAATTATacagaataattaaaaagaacaacGTCCAAAGGTTGGCATGACTACAACACTGACATTTTTACAACGGAGTCTGTGTACAAAAGtcttattgaaaatgtaataatacagtTTTGGTGTACATCAGTGTTGTATAACTGAAGTTATACTGAAGTTCTTTGAATTGTATCAGAAAAATTGTAAGCAAAAATATACCAGACAACGCATTTAAGCGATGCGATAGCTGTATTCAGTAACATATAATTAGTAGTGAGTTATCTACAATACCGTCACAAAGGCAACTTATAGGCGTacgtttaaaatatatttttaattttgagtTATGTAGActattattgtatattgtttgaGTGTGAACCCTCCTGCTGTGACACATCAGAGACTGGGGAGAATATTTGTtttaccatttattttatttttgctgttgctgtgtAAGTTCACTTCTCACTTCCAGTATCAAACCATTCAGCATTTATATGTTTAATTATGTTGGCATAGTAATGACAAAATAATGACGAAGTCATActatattatgtatattaaatatatttatgaccATTTTATATAAGCGATTGCATATACAGTTGTAGTTTATCTTTGGAAGGCCactgcataaaaacaaaaaggtttacAATATCGTTCTAACTATTTTCAATTCAACAATAGGGACTAATGTTTAGTTTTTAACAATATATCACGTGATATATATTTGTACACATAATATCTTCCACAGTAACATTTCTTCACCGATAGCTTGATGATAGAAGTGTTCACATTTGGCTGAACGAAATTAAGTTGTCAAATGGTGAAACTTCAGCGTACCTGCAGAATATATTATCCCATCACAGCGTGATcatgcacacaacacagcaggAAATTAAATCAGCACATACGATACCTCAAATAATATATCCAAACGATGTATCCCATAACTTCACAAGTATTTATGCAGTAGcctatatttatttccctcaaacTCCTTATAACTCAAGTACTTTGtaggcgggtattgacggagtagaacagtttatatatatgtcaagttatatgaatacataaaaatacatgcatacatacatcaaCCAACTCAGTTTTCATAGCAAGTATGTGGCTTCAATGGGTGTTTCCATCCTCCTTTGAAAATAAACTAGCCTATCATATCAAGACGTCTTGAAGTTACAGGAAAACTCTGGTGCCCTGTGTGGAATAGTCAGATTAGTGACGCCTCCAAATAATATTGGGAATATATTAAATTACTCGAGAACGTTTTAAGACAACCAAGCCTGTTGACCTTGTGTGTTTTCCTAAACCAGTGTGATGACTGATCatgttaatttattataattattatttataatgatgatgattatgaataataataatcataaccaTATTAATAACTACGAACCTACTAGTAAGCCTAGtagtaaaatataatatataaaatatcataCAAGATTAAGTTTGATAGTCGTATTCCCAGCCAATCACACCTATGTGAAATATTAATCTTATCAAAGGTTTACTAATGACAATTCAATCAGTCTCACGTGAGAACACCCACAAAAAGACGTcgaaaaaatatatcattttgaaaatgcaatAGCCATTCTGATCTGTCTTCTCAAACACAACAGGTAGCCCTCATCGTCCATCTGACATTTTATCGATTTAGGGTGCCATTAATGTAATATCCCCCTATTTGATTTGTTATTGCGTGTATTGAAGTCAGAACACAACATTCCTAAAGAGAAGACGTCGTCATGAGAGCGACTGTTTGGCAGTTGTTGCTGTCTTACAATTATGGAATGATGGAAGTTATTAGCCTCACAACCATGACAGCACTAATAATAAACGTGCACAAAAGTCCTGTGCATTTTTATCGGTTGTATAAAAAATTGCActtgttttcttcctttctgCTTCTTATATTCGTTTATTAATATGCTTGTTCGTTAATTAACGAGACGCAAGGCATTAAACCCAGcttttacaaaattataaagaaacataaacctaatatataaagatatataaaATCAGAAACGATTATATGTTTCCATAAGGTAAAAACATGTAACATCAATCTTCAGAACACCTTTCCCTGTAACTTTGGAAGTCATATCCCGTTGCCTAATTGTGGAAgctacttattaaaataaaataaaatattttatttagattgaaAATGTTGTACAACATAGACTCCTACTACTAATTCATCGTTGTAGTATTATTGCAGTACTATATTATTACATAAACCAAGACTACCTTATATCCACCCACCAGTCTTGATCTAACATGTAGCCTATATAATTGCCTGGAAgattatttaaattttattaTCTATCTATTACTACGTTTCTCATTAACTAATTTATACCAAGAATTCGAATGAAACTAACATACAAACACCTTTCTCATATATCCTTCCAATTAGCATGCCTTATTCTATAATACTTTGTTGTAGTACACTGCGATTCACATGACGTCTATAGCTCATCTgtagtgaagaagaagaagaaaaaaatggtaTATTATTTTGATAACTTAAGAATTAGAATTATATTTGAAGTTAGGTTTTTGCATACAGAGGGAAAACAATATTTCGAACGAATGTGCATTCTGTTCCACAGTTTCTTGTCATTTTTAGTTATCTAAATACTAAGGCAACAACCATTTAACACATTATGTTGGCCAAACAACATCCAGCTTTCCTCTGATTTTTATAGCTACTAATTTATATATGTAACGAATTGATATTTGTTATTGCTTTCCTTCTGCAATTAACAGATCAATGATGGCTTTAAAACTAAGTATATGTAACAGTAGAGGACAACAAACCCAAAGTTTTTAACTTACTCGGCTCATACCAAGAGCTAATGTAAGTAATAATTATTAAGGACAAAATGaatatctatccatccatccatccatccatccattccaACAGGCTTGTTAATAATCGAACTTTGCCTGTTTTAGTAATTATATCTAGTCAATACAAAAGTATAATCATTATCTAACGCAAGtctatataattaaaagattcatcAATATTATTGCAATTTTAGATGTATTATTTAGCCTTTTGACGTTTTATGCATACTGGTTCGCAACACCCAGTTGTACCTATCGCTTTTACTCAGTTTAAACCTTCATTTTCTGGATGGTTATTAATgcgatttatattatttttgtgactTCCTATCCTGTTCATATTATGTTGTTTTATAagtaattatacaattataaaccccatcttgtctattattattattattattattattattattattattattattattattattattattatgagaaGTAGTATTTATTGATTACTGATGACttggtttacattttaatttggtctgGGGGCATATATGAACtagagtaaaaaataaataattatatatattcacaaaatGGTTTTAATCAGCCGCTTGCAAATGAGTTTCTAATAGTTTCTAAGCAGCAGCTGACGTCCTGTGTTATAATATACGAAGATGCCCAAAAGTCAACACACGGCAGACACCCTCAACGCAAcctagtgaaaaaaaaaaacaattatctCTTATGTGACAACCTAACTGTGATGCAGCTAAGTCCCTGTTAGTAACCTACATAAATGAAAATTCACCCCAGACCgtaatgttgtttttgtgacCTTGATATATGGCGACTGATGTAAAATAGAAAGAATGCTAGCGACTTgctgttctcttttttttctccgTACACTAAATCTTACTTGTATTAGATTACGTGAAGAAAgggcaatatattttaaacactttCTTCCATATTGGTATCGCCAGACACAATAAGTGAGCATCTATGAAAACAGTGGGATTGTCCCTCTCACAGTTCAGTACTCTAGGCCTCTGTGACCATCCACATCAAGCCTAGATGGTAGTCCTCTTTCTTCTCGCTGCTTTGTCCCATATACATATATGCGCTGATCGTTTTAATAAGAAAGCGacaacaattacaaatataaacattagtagtagtagctgtagtagtagtaaaaatatacatattgaaAAGAAATTCAAAGTCAGTTTCAAACGTGATGTAAGGTATCTTACATGAACCGAAACCagttttaaaaagtttaaatttaCCTTCACAAAATAAGGTACACGGCTGCCACCTAGTGGCATACACATTTATAGACCGATAATTTCTACCATTCCAACATTAGGGAAATGGATGTTACTATTCACGCTGGCCGAAAAATTGTTTTGTCCTACGTTTCTTTAACTTTAtgtacatgattgtaaacattgGTGTGATCAGTTGATTCATTGAAAACGCTGGATATAAAGGTTTCCTTGACCTCTGTTATGAAGGCGAGGCTGTATCATTATTATATTCACTATTGCACGGGAACTATTTACTTTTGCAGCGGCTTTTGTGAGTTTTCAGCTGCATAAAAGACTCTTAAGGCGATCTTAAATTAAACCATAGTCCGATTTACTGCCAACAATATTATATAGTAAATCCATGGGTATTTGGTTTGTGGAACTGATAGatcaattaaatgaaaatcaCAGCACATCGTACTTACAATACTACTGATCGAAGAAGTGCAATCATACAAACTGGGAGGTTATATAAACGGATGGTGTGTGTAGACAGATGtatccacctctctctctatatatatataattatatatatagacacatacactcacctaaaggattattaggaacacctgttcaatttctcaataATGcaataaccaaccaatcacatggcagttgcttcaatgcatttaggggtgtggtcctggtcaagacaatctcctgaactccaaactgaatgtctgaatgggaaagaaaggtgatttaagcaattttgagcatggcatggttgttggtgccagacgggccggtctgagtatttcacaatctgctcagttactgggattttcacgcacaaccatttctagggtttacaaagaatggtgtgaaaagggaaaaacatccagtatgcggcagtcctgtgggcgaaaatgccttgttgatgctagaggtcagaggagaatgggccgactgattcaagctgacagaagagcaactttgactgaaataaccactcgttacaaccgaggtaagcagcaaagcatttgtgaagccacaacacgtacaaccttga contains:
- the lbx2 gene encoding transcription factor LBX2, yielding MTSTKDMKAGSVSSSEERRRGPLDQLPPPANSNKPLTPFSIEDILNKPSIKKSAASLCPPRVLEKVNGSTAARNGITTPSSPLCALEELASKTFKGLEVSVIQAAEGREHLNAFGQRQASKKRRKSRTAFTNHQIYELEKRFLYQKYLSPADRDQIAQQLGLTNAQVITWFQNRRAKLKRDLEEMKADVESLKKIPPQALEKLVSMGDIDDPQGSSGAISPSISPSSQGHGVFPQSPSSSRDQTTDEFSEEDEEIEVDD